From one Planktothrix agardhii NIES-204 genomic stretch:
- a CDS encoding putative transglycosylase, whose protein sequence is MIKRKISKIWILPAIASGALLVGVFFPMAVFQGWKQSVEQSYSVDQQIPESKVLRLALSPVSERQTELEAIAQDRSASLERSRARYLLASDTLAENPETAIKLLKGLEQDYPILGGHILVKRARAYEKIGDVEKAEKTWQELLTNYGDQPVVVEALYTLGKTNPEYWDQAIAKFPSHPRTIEIAETRLKQNPNQPELLFLIANHGLSLKDYGTYLEQLKAKFGNQLTPEQWEIVAFGYWEKQDYGKAAIAYAKAPKTPKNLYRQARGLWLNDKIPESRIAYKQLINTFPQEIDPQGEDAGFGLLRLSRLSDKKEALGYLDQVIAKFPRHAAEALLDKSKLLDKMGSEKFASETRQQLLSKYSDSEAAAQLRWELAQQALKAGDLKSASDWAKQVSTKNPDSEFAPEATFWVGKWAEKNGNSQEAKKAFEYLIVRYPSSYYAWRSAVHLGWPVGDFTTVRPLSPHVEHPDIREVPPAGSETLQELYALGQNQEAWKLWQTEFKNIKQPSVAEQYTDGLMRMGIGDNLEGIWMLSSLNRRDDPQERSQYLEIKQKPAYWEALYPFPYLETIVNWSKERQLNPVLVTALIRQESRFMPGIKSVVGATGLMQVMPETGADVAKQIKLTDYSLDNVNDNINLGTYYLDFTHREYNNNSMLAVASYNAGPGAVSGWLQRFGFQDPDEFVVKIPYPETQDYVKSVFENYWNYLRIYNPDVAQLMEDHAKNYKN, encoded by the coding sequence ATGATTAAGCGAAAAATCTCTAAAATTTGGATTTTGCCCGCGATCGCATCTGGGGCTTTGTTAGTGGGTGTGTTCTTTCCGATGGCGGTCTTTCAGGGATGGAAACAGTCCGTTGAACAAAGTTATTCGGTTGATCAACAAATCCCTGAGTCAAAAGTATTACGATTGGCTTTATCCCCAGTTTCTGAACGTCAAACGGAATTAGAAGCGATCGCCCAAGACCGAAGTGCTTCTTTAGAAAGAAGTCGAGCACGATATTTATTAGCTAGTGATACTTTAGCTGAAAATCCCGAAACAGCGATTAAATTATTAAAAGGATTAGAGCAGGATTATCCCATATTAGGAGGTCATATTTTAGTCAAACGGGCGCGGGCTTATGAAAAAATTGGAGATGTGGAAAAAGCCGAAAAAACTTGGCAGGAATTGTTAACAAACTATGGTGATCAACCCGTTGTAGTCGAAGCATTATATACATTAGGAAAGACAAATCCTGAATATTGGGATCAGGCGATCGCCAAATTTCCCAGTCATCCCAGAACTATAGAAATTGCTGAAACTCGCCTAAAACAAAATCCGAATCAACCGGAATTATTATTCTTAATTGCAAACCATGGATTATCTTTAAAAGACTATGGAACCTATTTAGAACAATTAAAAGCCAAATTCGGAAATCAACTCACCCCGGAACAATGGGAAATTGTAGCTTTTGGCTATTGGGAAAAACAGGATTATGGCAAAGCGGCTATTGCCTATGCTAAAGCACCCAAGACCCCTAAAAATCTTTATCGTCAGGCGAGAGGATTATGGTTAAATGACAAAATTCCTGAGTCTCGAATTGCCTATAAACAATTAATTAATACCTTTCCCCAGGAAATAGATCCTCAAGGAGAAGATGCAGGATTTGGTTTATTGCGTTTATCACGGCTTTCCGATAAAAAAGAGGCTTTAGGGTATTTAGATCAAGTTATTGCTAAATTTCCCCGCCATGCAGCCGAGGCTTTATTAGATAAATCTAAACTATTAGATAAAATGGGATCTGAAAAATTTGCTTCGGAAACTCGTCAACAATTACTCAGTAAATATAGTGATTCTGAAGCCGCTGCCCAATTGCGTTGGGAACTCGCCCAACAAGCCTTAAAAGCCGGGGATTTAAAATCAGCATCCGACTGGGCAAAACAAGTTTCAACGAAGAATCCTGACAGTGAATTTGCCCCAGAAGCGACATTTTGGGTAGGGAAATGGGCGGAAAAAAATGGCAATTCTCAAGAGGCAAAAAAAGCCTTTGAATATTTAATTGTTCGTTATCCTTCCTCCTATTATGCTTGGCGTTCAGCCGTTCATTTAGGATGGCCTGTAGGGGATTTTACCACCGTTCGACCTCTCTCTCCCCATGTGGAACATCCTGATATTAGAGAAGTGCCTCCGGCTGGTTCTGAAACTTTACAAGAACTGTATGCGTTAGGACAAAATCAAGAGGCTTGGAAACTATGGCAAACGGAGTTTAAAAATATTAAACAGCCTTCGGTTGCCGAACAATATACCGATGGTTTAATGCGGATGGGAATTGGGGATAATTTAGAGGGGATTTGGATGTTATCAAGTTTAAATCGTCGGGATGATCCCCAAGAGCGATCGCAATATTTAGAAATTAAACAAAAACCTGCTTATTGGGAAGCATTATATCCATTTCCCTACTTAGAAACTATTGTTAATTGGTCAAAAGAACGGCAGTTAAATCCGGTATTAGTAACGGCATTAATTCGTCAAGAATCGCGGTTTATGCCAGGGATTAAATCCGTTGTTGGCGCTACGGGATTAATGCAAGTAATGCCGGAAACGGGGGCGGATGTGGCTAAACAAATTAAATTGACGGATTATTCCTTGGATAATGTCAATGATAACATCAATTTAGGAACCTATTATCTGGATTTTACCCATCGAGAATATAACAATAATTCGATGTTAGCAGTAGCTAGTTATAATGCTGGGCCGGGGGCTGTTTCGGGTTGGTTACAGCGCTTTGGATTTCAAGATCCCGATGAATTTGTGGTTAAAATCCCCTATCCTGAAACTCAAGATTATGTGAAATCCGTATTTGAGAATTATTGGAATTATCTCAGAATTTATAACCCAGATGTTGCCCAATTAATGGAAGATCATGCCAAGAATTACAAAAATTAA
- a CDS encoding putative acetyltransferase produces the protein MKIITIRPYLETDWSAICQVHDRSQPDEFKGSCDLRAMRPLEQNPNVHHICYTYDKFVACKGKKVVAFVALDSHCIALLYVDPDYQNQGIGKRLLDLALKLIGSPIYTIVMAGNQRAIAFYKKAGFQEIGTFNSNISGYPCQFIRLVCSTN, from the coding sequence ATGAAAATAATTACTATCCGTCCTTATTTAGAAACAGATTGGTCGGCTATTTGTCAGGTGCATGATCGCTCCCAACCCGATGAATTTAAAGGGTCTTGTGATTTAAGGGCGATGAGACCTCTGGAACAAAATCCCAATGTTCATCATATTTGCTATACTTACGATAAATTCGTAGCCTGTAAAGGCAAAAAAGTTGTCGCTTTTGTTGCCCTAGATTCTCACTGTATTGCTTTATTATATGTTGATCCAGATTATCAAAATCAAGGCATTGGTAAACGGTTGTTAGACTTAGCTTTAAAACTAATTGGTTCTCCTATTTATACAATTGTAATGGCAGGAAATCAACGGGCGATCGCATTTTATAAAAAAGCCGGATTTCAAGAAATTGGCACTTTTAACAGCAATATTTCCGGTTATCCCTGTCAATTTATTCGTTTAGTTTGTTCAACAAATTAG